The following proteins are encoded in a genomic region of Rattus rattus isolate New Zealand chromosome 2, Rrattus_CSIRO_v1, whole genome shotgun sequence:
- the Bcl3 gene encoding B-cell lymphoma 3 protein isoform X2, with translation MPRCPAGAMDEGPVDLRTRPKGTPGAALPLRKRPLRPASPEPAAPRGPAGPLDALRSNCDVPAVPGPPHCVARPEALYYQGPLMPMYSTPTMAPPFPLLNLPTHPYSMICPVEHPLSADIAMATRVDEDGDTPLHIAVVQNNKTAVYRILSLFKLGNREVDVHNNLRQTPLHLAVITTLPDIVRLLVTAGASPMALDRHGQTAVHLACEHRSPSCLQALLDSATPGSVDLEARNYEGLTALHVAVNTGCQEAVLLLLERGADIDAVDIKSGRSPLIHAVENNSLNMVQLLLLVIDILRGKASRAASGSQPDPSPDQSATNSPESSSRLSSNGLQSSPSSSPSLSPPKDAPSFPMTPQNYFLPATSAPAFLPFPGVLRGPGRPVAPSPAPGSS, from the exons ATGCCCCGATGCCCCGCGGGGGCCATGGACGAGGGGCCCGTGGACCTACGCACCCGGCCCAAGGGCACCCCAGGCGCCGCGCTGCCACTCCGCAAGCGCCCGCTGCGTCCCGCGTCTCCAGAGCCCGCAGCCCCGCGAGGTCCCGCTGGACCCCTGGACGCCCTGCGCAGCAACTGCGACGTCCCGGCTGTCCCTGGGCCCCCTCACTGCGTGGCCAGGCCGGAGGCTCTTTACTACCAGG gacctctgATGCCCATGTACTCTACCCCGACTATGGCCCCGCCCTTTCCGCTGCTGAACCTGCCTACTCACCCCTACTCCATGATTTGCCCCGTGGAGCACCCCCTTTCAGCTGACATTGCCATGGCCACCCGGGTGGATGAGGATGGAGACAC GCCTCTCCACATTGCCGTGGTCCAGAATAACAAGACGGCCGTCTACCGAATTCTTAGCCTTTTCAAGCTTGGGAACAGGGAAGTCGATGTCCACAACAACCTGAGACAG ACCCCGCTCCACCTGGCTGTGATCACCACATTACCAGATATAGTCCGGCTCCTGGTGACAGCTGGTGCCAGCCCCATGGCCCTGGATCGCCACGGTCAGACTGCAGTCCACCTGGCATGCGAGCACCGAAGCCCCAGCTGCCTGCAGGCCCTGCTAGACAGCGCAACCCCGGGCTCTGTGGACCTGGAGGCTCGCAATTACGAAG GGCTCACTGCCCTGCACGTGGCCGTGAACACCGGGTGCCAGGAGGCTGTTCTGCTGCTCCTGGAGCGTGGCGCGGACATCGATGCAGTG GATATTAAGAGCGGCCGCTCCCCACTCATCCATGCTGTGGAGAACAACAGCCTGAACATGGTGCAACTGCTCCTGCTG GTCATTGATATCCTAAGGGGAAAGGCCTCTCGGGCTGCTTCAGGGTCACAGCCTGATCCATCCCCAGACCAAAGTGCCACCAACTCCCCTGAGAGCAGCAGCCGTCTCAGCTCCAATG GCCTCCAGTCCTCTCCGAGCTCCTCACCCTCGCTGTCTCCCCCGAAGGATGCTCCAAGCTTCCCCATGACTCCCCAAAACTACTTCCTTCCTGCAACATCTgcacctgccttcctgcccttcccAGGGGTCCTCCGAGGCCCTGGCCGGCCCGtagccccctcccctgctccaggAAGCAGCTGA
- the Bcl3 gene encoding B-cell lymphoma 3 protein isoform X1 → MPRCPAGAMDEGPVDLRTRPKGTPGAALPLRKRPLRPASPEPAAPRGPAGPLDALRSNCDVPAVPGPPHCVARPEALYYQGPLMPMYSTPTMAPPFPLLNLPTHPYSMICPVEHPLSADIAMATRVDEDGDTPLHIAVVQNNKTAVYRILSLFKLGNREVDVHNNLRQTPLHLAVITTLPDIVRLLVTAGASPMALDRHGQTAVHLACEHRSPSCLQALLDSATPGSVDLEARNYEGLTALHVAVNTGCQEAVLLLLERGADIDAVDIKSGRSPLIHAVENNSLNMVQLLLLHGANVNAQMYSGSSALHSASGRGLLPLVRTLVRSGADSGLKNCHNDTPLMVARSRRVIDILRGKASRAASGSQPDPSPDQSATNSPESSSRLSSNGLQSSPSSSPSLSPPKDAPSFPMTPQNYFLPATSAPAFLPFPGVLRGPGRPVAPSPAPGSS, encoded by the exons ATGCCCCGATGCCCCGCGGGGGCCATGGACGAGGGGCCCGTGGACCTACGCACCCGGCCCAAGGGCACCCCAGGCGCCGCGCTGCCACTCCGCAAGCGCCCGCTGCGTCCCGCGTCTCCAGAGCCCGCAGCCCCGCGAGGTCCCGCTGGACCCCTGGACGCCCTGCGCAGCAACTGCGACGTCCCGGCTGTCCCTGGGCCCCCTCACTGCGTGGCCAGGCCGGAGGCTCTTTACTACCAGG gacctctgATGCCCATGTACTCTACCCCGACTATGGCCCCGCCCTTTCCGCTGCTGAACCTGCCTACTCACCCCTACTCCATGATTTGCCCCGTGGAGCACCCCCTTTCAGCTGACATTGCCATGGCCACCCGGGTGGATGAGGATGGAGACAC GCCTCTCCACATTGCCGTGGTCCAGAATAACAAGACGGCCGTCTACCGAATTCTTAGCCTTTTCAAGCTTGGGAACAGGGAAGTCGATGTCCACAACAACCTGAGACAG ACCCCGCTCCACCTGGCTGTGATCACCACATTACCAGATATAGTCCGGCTCCTGGTGACAGCTGGTGCCAGCCCCATGGCCCTGGATCGCCACGGTCAGACTGCAGTCCACCTGGCATGCGAGCACCGAAGCCCCAGCTGCCTGCAGGCCCTGCTAGACAGCGCAACCCCGGGCTCTGTGGACCTGGAGGCTCGCAATTACGAAG GGCTCACTGCCCTGCACGTGGCCGTGAACACCGGGTGCCAGGAGGCTGTTCTGCTGCTCCTGGAGCGTGGCGCGGACATCGATGCAGTG GATATTAAGAGCGGCCGCTCCCCACTCATCCATGCTGTGGAGAACAACAGCCTGAACATGGTGCAACTGCTCCTGCTG CACGGCGCCAACGTGAACGCTCAGATGTACTCTGGCAGCTCGGCTCTGCATTCTGCGTCTGGCCGCGGGCTTCTGCCTCTGGTGCGCACACTGGTGCGCAGCGGGGCTGACAGCGGCCTCAAGAACTGTCACAATGACACACCCCTCATGGTGGCGCGCAGCCGCAGG GTCATTGATATCCTAAGGGGAAAGGCCTCTCGGGCTGCTTCAGGGTCACAGCCTGATCCATCCCCAGACCAAAGTGCCACCAACTCCCCTGAGAGCAGCAGCCGTCTCAGCTCCAATG GCCTCCAGTCCTCTCCGAGCTCCTCACCCTCGCTGTCTCCCCCGAAGGATGCTCCAAGCTTCCCCATGACTCCCCAAAACTACTTCCTTCCTGCAACATCTgcacctgccttcctgcccttcccAGGGGTCCTCCGAGGCCCTGGCCGGCCCGtagccccctcccctgctccaggAAGCAGCTGA